A section of the Serratia liquefaciens ATCC 27592 genome encodes:
- the chbG gene encoding chitin disaccharide deacetylase, which produces MEKLLIVNADDFGLSKGQNYGVIEAFHYGVVTSTTAMVNSPDVQHAASLSQLYPGLKIGLHFVLTHGHPLTAMSSLVNERGELGKWLWERAESGLLSMDEIHDELVSQYDRFMAVFGKAPTHIDSHHHVHMLPQIYPLVEAFAQFRAIPLRIGRQEVERQDIPLRYDRSTEWFDAGFYGESISEALFLQVLDRADQRGAKSVEMMCHPAFLDNTILASKYCYPRLAEVDVLTSPGMKNAIAERGYRLGSFLDL; this is translated from the coding sequence ATGGAAAAGTTACTGATAGTGAATGCCGACGATTTTGGTCTGAGCAAGGGACAGAACTATGGGGTGATTGAGGCGTTTCACTATGGGGTGGTCACTTCAACTACGGCAATGGTGAATAGCCCGGACGTACAGCATGCCGCCAGCCTCAGCCAGCTTTATCCTGGGCTGAAGATCGGCCTGCATTTTGTGCTGACTCACGGGCATCCATTGACGGCCATGTCTTCGCTGGTTAACGAACGCGGAGAGCTGGGCAAGTGGTTATGGGAAAGGGCAGAGTCTGGGCTGCTGAGCATGGACGAAATCCACGATGAGTTGGTGAGCCAATACGACAGGTTCATGGCGGTGTTTGGCAAAGCGCCGACGCATATCGACAGCCATCATCACGTGCATATGCTGCCGCAGATTTACCCGCTGGTCGAGGCATTTGCTCAGTTCCGTGCCATCCCGCTGCGTATTGGGCGTCAGGAGGTTGAACGGCAAGATATCCCATTGCGTTATGACCGCAGTACCGAGTGGTTTGATGCGGGTTTCTATGGCGAATCGATATCCGAAGCGCTGTTTTTACAGGTGCTCGATCGTGCCGATCAACGTGGTGCCAAGTCGGTGGAGATGATGTGCCACCCGGCGTTCCTGGATAACACTATTTTGGCGAGTAAATATTGCTACCCGCGGCTTGCCGAAGTGGACGTTCTGACTTCGCCAGGCATGAAAAACGCCATCGCGGAACGCGGTTACCGTCTGGGATCTTTCCTCGATCTGTGA
- the chbR gene encoding transcriptional regulator ChbR, with protein MSENLVSLNANDVKLIREQDFFNCKDFHLFIYNKVESATGLHQHDYYEFTIVLSGKCYQEINGKRVLLERGDFVFIPIGSRHQSFYEFGAAKIFNVAVGKVFFEENYLQQLPRCFVASQAYSLKSEFLAYIESVVGSPQFREDDFAEFLETLTFYIISRIRHYKEESGEGDDIPQWLKNTLAGMHDKAMFGEKALLNMVELSGKTQEYLTRAMRRYYHKTPMQVINEIRINFAKTQLEVTNYSVSDIAFDSGYGDVSLFIKNFKRLTEVTPGNYRKKFYGPV; from the coding sequence ATGTCTGAGAACCTGGTTTCGCTGAATGCGAACGACGTTAAGCTGATTCGGGAGCAGGATTTCTTTAACTGCAAAGATTTCCATTTGTTCATTTATAACAAGGTGGAAAGCGCCACTGGGCTGCATCAGCATGACTACTATGAATTCACCATCGTCCTGAGCGGCAAATGTTATCAGGAGATCAACGGCAAGCGCGTGCTGCTGGAACGGGGCGATTTTGTCTTCATCCCCATTGGTTCGCGCCATCAGAGCTTTTATGAGTTCGGCGCCGCGAAAATCTTCAACGTGGCGGTTGGCAAGGTGTTCTTCGAAGAGAACTATTTGCAGCAGTTGCCACGCTGTTTTGTCGCCTCCCAGGCCTACAGCCTGAAGAGTGAATTCCTGGCTTATATCGAGTCGGTGGTGGGTTCCCCGCAGTTTCGCGAGGATGATTTTGCCGAATTCCTGGAAACGCTGACCTTTTATATCATCAGCCGCATTCGTCACTATAAGGAAGAGAGCGGCGAGGGGGACGATATCCCGCAGTGGCTGAAAAACACCCTGGCCGGCATGCATGATAAAGCCATGTTTGGTGAAAAGGCGCTGCTCAATATGGTGGAGTTGTCGGGAAAAACGCAGGAGTACCTGACCCGGGCGATGCGACGCTATTACCATAAAACACCGATGCAGGTGATCAATGAAATCCGCATCAACTTTGCCAAAACGCAGCTTGAAGTCACCAACTATTCGGTTTCGGATATTGCCTTCGACTCTGGCTATGGCGACGTGAGCCTGTTTATTAAAAACTTTAAGAGACTCACCGAAGTGACGCCGGGTAATTACCGAAAAAAGTTCTACGGCCCTGTTTAG